One window of the Triticum dicoccoides isolate Atlit2015 ecotype Zavitan chromosome 3B, WEW_v2.0, whole genome shotgun sequence genome contains the following:
- the LOC119277488 gene encoding uncharacterized protein At4g08330, chloroplastic-like, whose translation MVRSNSLDSCYSSIQDVTYSCGYCGYALNLSSAARNTAGIGSKYGKNIRKKGVVAFVAVDETRFTQADEVTCAPRLRPWTWRLFRRRSRLLCGKCGGRIGAAYEVDEDEDPAGLSACGGSDDDDDLRTSPGDDSGGVGASRRRNYLIRIGALQPSTDDPPPADPFSL comes from the exons ATGGTGAGGTCCAACTCCCTCGACAGCTGCTACTCCTCCATCCAGGACGTCACCTACAG CTGCGGGTACTGCGGCTACGCGCTGAACCTGAGCTCGGCGGCGCGGAACACGGCGGGCATCGGCTCCAAGTACGGCAAGAATATCAGGAAGAAGGGCGTCGTCGCCTTCGTCGCCGTCGACGAGACGCGCTTCACGCAGGCCGACGAGGTCACCTGCGCGCCCCGCCTCCGCCCCTGGACCTGGCGCCTCTTCAGGCGGAGGTCGCGCCTGCTCTGCGGCAAGTGCGGCGGCCGCATCGGCGCCGCCTACGAGGTCGACGAGGACGAGGACCCCGCCGGCCTGTCCGCGTGCGGCGgctcggacgacgacgacgacctgcGGACGAGCCCGGGCGACGATAGCGGCGGCGTCGGCGCGTCGAGGCGCAGGAACTACCTCATCAGGATCGGCGCGCTGCAGCCCTCGACGGACGATCCCCCTCCTGCTGACCCCTTCTCTCTATGA
- the LOC119277487 gene encoding serine carboxypeptidase-like 27: protein MARGLAAALLALLAAASVSLPSAAAPADQEGDRIRELPGQPPNVDFSQYSGYVTVNPARGRALFYWLVEAAPAAGPIAPLVLWLNGGPGCSSVGYGASEEVGPFRIRPDGKTLYHNKNSWNKAANLLFLESPAGVGFSYSNTSMDLYTAGDAKTALDAYAFLVNWLERFPQYKYREFYIAGESYAGHYVPQLAKLIYEKYNGTQNPTINLKGFLVGNAVTDDYNDYLGTFEYWWSHGLISDSTYHNLKKTCLFDSSEHPSPECVKNLNLASSEEGNIDPYSLYTKPCNSSASLKLGLGGRYPWLSRAYDPCTERYSNIYYNLPEVQAALHANTTGIKYPWKTCSDIVGSYWADSPRSMLPIYHELIAAGIKIWVFSGDTDAVVPVTATRYSISALKLPTLMNWYPWYDHGKVGGWSQVYKGLTLVTVAGAGHEVPLHRPRQALILFRHFLKDTPMPTQ, encoded by the exons ATGGCTCGCGGGCTCGCGGCGGCTCTGCTGGCGCTGCTAGCGGCAGCGTCAGTGTCAttgccgtccgccgccgccccggccgacCAGGAGGGCGACCGGATCCGGGAGCTCCCGGGGCAGCCGCCCAACGTGGACTTCTCGCAGTACTCGGGCTACGTCACGGTCAACCCGGCCCGCGGCCGCGCGCTCTTCTACTGGCTCgtggaggcggcgccggcggccgggcCCATCGCGCCGCTCGTCCTCTGGCTCAACGGCGGGCCTGGCTGCTCCTCCGTCGGCTACGGCGCCTCCGAGGAGGTCGGCCCCTTCCGTATCCGGCCCGACGGGAAGACGCTCTACCACAACAAGAATTCCTGGAACAAGG CGGCCAATTTGCTCTTCTTGGAGTCGCCGGCCGGCGTgggcttctcctactccaacacgtCGATGGATCTGTACACCGCCGGAGACGCCAAGACAG CACTGGATGCCTACGCTTTTCTGGTGAACTGGCTCGAGAGATTCCCACAGTACAAGTACAGGGAGTTCTACATTGCTGGAGAGAGCTATGCAG GCCATTATGTTCCCCAGCTAGCCAAGCTCATATACGAAAAGTACAATGGCACTCAGAATCCAACAATTAACCTCAAAGGATTCCTG GTGGGGAATGCGGTTACCGACGACTACAATGACTATCTTGGCACATTTGAATACTGGTGGAGTCATGGCCTGATCTCTGACAGCACTTACCACAACTTGAAGAAGACATGCTTGTTTGATTCATCAGAGCACCCTTCCCCTGAATGTGTCAAGAACCTGAACCTGGCTAGTTCCGAAGAAGGCAACATCGACCCTTATAGCCTGTACACAAAGCCCTGCAATAGCTCAGCCTCTCTCAAACTTGGCCTGGGGGGACGCTAT CCTTGGTTGTCCAGAGCTTATGATCCTTGCACCGAAAGATATTCAAATATATACTACAATCTGCCAGAAGTGCAGGCGGCGTTACACGCTAACACAACTGGAATTAAATACCCTTGGAAAACTTGCAG TGATATTGTTGGATCGTATTGGGCGGATTCCCCCAGATCTATGCTTCCTATCTACCATGAGTTAATTGCAGCTGGTATCAAGATATGGGTATTCAG TGGGGATACAGATGCTGTTGTTCCTGTAACCGCAACAAGATATTCGATAAGCGCTCTCAAGCTACCAACACTGATGAATTGGTACCCTTGGTATGACCATGGGAAG GTTGGAGGTTGGAGTCAGGTTTACAAAGGACTAACCCTCGTCACCGTGGCAGGTGCAGGGCATGAGGTACCTCTGCACCGGCCTCGGCAAGCATTAATACTATTCAGACACTTCTTGAAGGACACACCGATGCCAACTCAATAG
- the LOC119277491 gene encoding ATP-dependent Clp protease adapter protein CLPS2, chloroplastic-like codes for MAISSRAAACTALSIPSTAAAASLSSVSVHRRARPRKAFAAVARATSAGGAVLDPPAFDQSQLDTLPPAQEGGDTGRLKDRKGTGSGDSYKVLLLDDPRHTEKHVETALPQVVPSVTAEAARQLFHESRQKGAALVIVAVKEHAEFYAQMMVRHGLRSAIEPESDMAA; via the exons ATGGCGATCAGCAGCAGAGCAGCAGCTTGTACCGCGCTCAGCatcccgagcaccgccgccgccgcgtcacTCTCGAGCGTCTCCGTGCACCGGAGAGCTCGGCCGAGGAAGGCGTTCGCAGCCGTGGCGCGCGCGACCAGCGCTGGCGGCGCGGTGCTGGACCCGCCGGCCTTCGACCAGTCCCAGCTCGACACCCTCCCCCCAGCACAAGAAG GAGGAGACACGGGGAGGCTCAAGGACCGCAAGGGCACCGGCAGCGGCGACAGCTACAAGGTGCTGCTCCTAGACGACCCGCGCCACACCGAGAAGCACG TGGAGACGGCGTTGCCGCAGGTGGTGCCGTCCGTGACGGCCGAGGCGGCGCGGCAGCTCTTCCACGAGTCCCGGCAGAAAGGCGCCGCGCTGGTCATCGTCGCCGTCAAG GAGCATGCCGAGTTCTACGCGCAGATGATGGTCCGCCACGGGCTACGATCTGCCATCGAGCCCGAATCCGACATGGCAGCTTAA
- the LOC119277490 gene encoding coatomer subunit delta-3-like yields MVVLAASIISKSGKALASRQYVDMSRIRIEGLLAAFPKLVGTGKQHTYVETENVRYVYQPIEELYLLLITNKQSNILEDLDTLRLLSKIVPEYSPSLDEEGVCKAAFQLIFAFDEAISLGNKENVTVPQIKQYCEMESHEEKLHKLIMQSKINDTNDLMRRKVTEIEKNKIDRGKTGEGFAPTRTPNNFNDMNIRGGPGSEIDRIFTDKTKGRSSAPSPAPSKMPGGMKLSKAHKPNQFLESLKAEGEVILEDIQLSTIKSRSSSSIPPSDPITVTIEEKLNVTVKRDGGVTNFDVQGTLALQILNDTDGYIQLQIENQDAPGLSFRTHPNIDKQLFNGQKIVGARDPTRPFPSGQNETPLVKWRIEGLTESSLPLTVTCWPSTSGNTTVVNIEYEASDMFDLHNVIVSIPLPALRDAPSVKQIDGEWRYDSRNSVLEWSVMLIDQSNRSGAMEFSVPAADPSTFFPISVGFSASNTFSNVKVTAILPLQGGSSKYSQQVRLVTVNYQVV; encoded by the exons ATG GTGGTTCTGGCAGCTTCTATAATATCAAAGTCTGGAAAGG cacttgcttcaaggcaatatgTTGACATGTCTCGGATCAGGATCGAGGGACTGCTTGCAGCATTTCCAAAGTTGGTTGGAACTGGAAAGCAACATACTTATGTTGAGACAGAAAATGTCCGTTATGTTTATCAACCAATTGAAGAGCTGTATCTGCTACTCATCACAAATAAGCAGAGCAACATCCTTGAAGATCTGGACACACTGAGGCTGCTCTCCAAAATT GTACCTGAATATTCCCCTTCTTTGGACGAAGAGGGTGTCTGCAAGGCCGCATTCCAACTTATATTTGCTTTTGACGAAGCCATTTCTCTTGGAAACAAGGAAAATGTAACTGTTCCACAAATTAAACAATATTGCGAAATGGAGAGCCATGAAGAGAAGCTGCACAAGCTGATCATGCAAAGCAAGATAAATGACACTAACGATCTCATGAGGAGAAAAGTTACTGAGATTGAGAAAAACAAG ATTGATAGAGGCAAGACTGGGGAAGGATTTGCTCCAACAAGAACTCCAAATAACTTTAATGACATGAACATTAGAGGTGGTCCAGGGTCAGAGATCGATCGTATATTTACTGACAAGACAAAAG GGCGATCATCTGCTCCTTCTCCTGCTCCCAGTAAAATGCCTGGTGGAATGAAATTAAGTAAAGCTCACAAGCCAAATCAGTTCCTGGAGTCTTTGAAAGCTGAAGGAGAAGTTATTCTGGAGGATATTCAACTAAGCACAATCAAGTCAAGGTCATCATCATCTATTCCACCAAGTGATCCTATCACAGTGACCATTGAAGAGAAGTTGAATGTCACAGTTAAAAGGGATGGCGGAGTTACTAATTTTGATGTTCAAGGAACCCTTGCTCTCCAAATTCTTAATGACACTGATGGTTATATCCAGTTGCAG ATTGAGAACCAAGATGCACCTGGACTTAGCTTCAGGACGCACCCTAATATTGACAAACAGCTGTTCAACGGCCAGAAAATTGTTGGGGCAAGAGATCCAACCAGGCCTTTCCCCAGTGGTCAGAATGAAACACCCCTGGTGAAATGGAGAATCGAGGGGTTGACTGAGTCTTCTCTGCCATTGACAG TCACTTGCTGGCCTTCAACATCTGGAAATACAACTGTCGTGAACATCGAATATGAAGCTTCAGACATGTTTGATTTGCACAATGTTATCGTCTCCATCCCTCTGCCCGCACTTAGGGATGCTCCAAGTGTAAAACAGATAGATGGAGAATGGAG GTATGACTCAAGAAACTCTGTGTTGGAATGGTCTGTTATGCTTATCGATCAATCCAACCGAAG TGGCGCCATGGAGTTCTCTGTTCCCGCTGCTGATCCATCGACATTTTTTCCCATCTCCGTTGGATTTTCTGCATCAAATACATTTAGTAACGTGAAG GTTACTGCCATCCTTCCATTGCAGGGAGGTAGTTCAAAATATTCACAGCAGGTTCGACTGGTCACTGTTAACTATCAAGTGGTCTGA